The Zalophus californianus isolate mZalCal1 chromosome X, mZalCal1.pri.v2, whole genome shotgun sequence genome window below encodes:
- the LOC113930464 gene encoding protein BEX1, translating to MASKEEQAVKNLNVENAKQKNEKKDEKEQVANKGEPLALPLEAGEYCVPRVNRRRFRVRQPILQYRWDLIQRLGEPQARMREENMERIGDEMRQLMEKLREKQFSHSLRAVSTDPPHHDHHDEFCLMP from the coding sequence ATGGCGTCCAAAGAGGAACAAGCAGTAAAAAATCTCAACGTGGAGAATgccaaacagaaaaatgaaaaaaaggatgaaaaggagcAAGTTGCTAATAAAGGAGAGCCCTTGGCCCTCCCTTTGGAAGCTGGTGAATATTGTGTGCCTAGAGTAAATCGTAGGCGGTTCCGTGTTAGGCAGCCCATCCTGCAGTATAGGTGGGACCTGATTCAGAGGCTTGGAGAACCACAGGCAAGGATGAGAGAGGAGAATATGGAAAGGATTGGGGACGAGATGAGACAGCTGATGGAAAAGCTGAGGGAAAAGCAATTCAGTCATAGTCTGCGGGCAGTTAGCACTGACCCTCCTCACCATGACCATCATGATGAGTTTTGCCTTATGCCTTGA
- the LOC113930798 gene encoding transcription elongation factor A protein-like 5: MEKIYKENEQEPENEGTLENEGKPEEEVDTEDEGKSEEEEKLEVEEKPGYEGKLQNEGQPDDEGQPEDEGKQEKQGKSKDEGKPHGEGKPESLAKPEGEPRAAEKRPAEDYVPRKAKRKTDRGTDDSPKDYQEDLQERHLGSEEMMRECGDMSRAQEELRKKQKMGGFHWMQRDVQDPFAPRGQRGVRGMRGGGRGQKDLEDVPYL; encoded by the coding sequence ATGGAAAAGATCTACAAAGAAAACGAACAAGAGCCAGAGAACGAAGGAACCCTAGAAAATGAGGGAAAGCCAGAAGAAGAAGTTGATACAGAAGATGAAGGAAaatcagaggaggaagaaaagctggAAGTGGAGGAGAAGCCAGGGTATGAGGGAAAGCTCCAGAATGAGGGGCAGCCAGATGACGAAGGACAACCAGAAGATGAGGGAAAGCAAGAAAAGCAGGGCAAGTCCAAAGATGAGGGAAAACCACATGGTGAGGGCAAGCCAGAATCCCTGGCAAAGCCTGAGGGTGAGCCACGGGCTGCTGAAAAGCGCCCGGCTGAAGATTACGTGCccaggaaagcaaaaagaaaaacagacaggGGGACGGACGATTCCCCCAAGGACTATCAGGAGGACTTACAGGAAAGGCACTTGGGCAGTGAGGAGATGATGAGAGAATGTGGAGATATGTCAAGGGCTCAGGAGGagctaagaaaaaaacagaaaatgggtGGTTTTCATTGGATGCAAAGAGATGTTCAGGATCCGTTTGCCCCAAGGGGGCAACGGGGTGTCAGGGGAATGAGGGGCGGAGGTAGGGGCCAGAAGGACTTAGAAGATGTTCCATATCTTTAA